One region of Chryseobacterium sp. SORGH_AS_0447 genomic DNA includes:
- a CDS encoding glycosyltransferase, protein MSRILFLTTAHRHDDDRILYHQAKALKSKGHEVKICSLSSEFQGMAEGIEIESYAVLEKSTEEKTNVLERAIQDFRPDCIICSEPLAVIAAKKFKKRNKVSIIYDITEWYPSMRMIEPYSFPLNILHAFKFILIQLYAGLISTHYIFGEDTKKFPLAYFFPFKNKIVLPYYPDDIYIHPNIKKLKHNTITLCYTGQFSEEKGIGNFFAAADCLRKKQPGLEIRILLIGGARKEKDEKYFAGQLEKYRFEHLTIGKSASFETFTEAYAEADICFDLRAMNYENHHCLPIKLFYYAASGKPVIYTDLKAIRQHINVSEFGFLVDPGDSEVIADHILKYLGDPELYSKHAGNARAAYEKKYNWSAISTIFTDFIAKSIK, encoded by the coding sequence ATGTCCAGAATACTTTTTTTAACCACCGCTCACCGACATGATGATGACAGGATCCTTTATCATCAGGCAAAGGCGTTGAAAAGTAAAGGGCATGAGGTTAAAATCTGCAGTCTCTCTTCAGAATTTCAGGGAATGGCTGAGGGAATTGAAATTGAATCCTATGCGGTGCTTGAGAAAAGCACGGAAGAAAAAACAAATGTTTTAGAGAGAGCAATTCAGGATTTCCGACCGGATTGCATCATCTGTTCAGAACCGCTCGCGGTGATCGCAGCAAAGAAGTTTAAGAAACGGAATAAAGTCAGTATTATTTACGATATTACCGAATGGTATCCTTCGATGAGAATGATCGAGCCATATTCTTTTCCGTTAAATATTTTGCATGCATTTAAATTTATTCTGATCCAGCTGTATGCCGGCTTGATCAGTACACATTATATTTTCGGCGAGGATACGAAAAAGTTTCCGCTGGCTTATTTTTTCCCGTTTAAAAATAAGATCGTCCTGCCTTATTACCCGGATGATATTTATATTCACCCAAATATTAAAAAACTTAAGCATAATACGATTACCCTTTGCTACACCGGGCAATTTTCAGAAGAAAAAGGGATCGGTAATTTTTTTGCTGCGGCAGACTGTTTAAGGAAAAAGCAGCCAGGCTTGGAAATTCGTATTTTACTGATCGGAGGGGCAAGAAAAGAAAAAGACGAAAAGTATTTTGCAGGACAGCTGGAAAAATACCGGTTTGAACATTTAACGATAGGAAAATCGGCCTCTTTTGAAACCTTTACGGAAGCTTATGCAGAAGCAGATATTTGTTTTGACCTAAGGGCTATGAATTATGAAAATCATCACTGCTTACCGATTAAATTATTCTATTACGCCGCTTCCGGAAAACCGGTCATTTATACCGATCTTAAAGCCATCAGGCAGCATATAAATGTTTCTGAATTCGGATTTCTTGTGGATCCTGGGGATTCCGAAGTTATTGCAGACCACATTTTAAAATATCTCGGGGATCCTGAATTGTATTCGAAACATGCAGGAAATGCACGGGCTGCCTATGAAAAGAAATACAATTGGTCAGCCATCAGCACTATTTTTACAGACTTCATCGCAAAATCAATAAAGTAA